The Halobacterium sp. CBA1132 genome has a segment encoding these proteins:
- the minD gene encoding MinD/ParA family protein, translated as MNEAGGDGRVFAVASGKGGVGKSTTTANLGVALADDGFDVAVVDVDLGMANLAGLLGVEPDVTLHDVLGGDAAPAEATYETNGLTLVPGSTDLDQFARADAKSLHRVVEYLRERNDVVLLDAGAGLSYDIAMAMSVADGVLLVTTAELNSLTDATKTGKLVGKLDKPVVGAVFTRTGDGGFDDVEGIAAALGTTDAVTASIPHDDAVKLAVRKGRPVVALKPESPAARAYDRLAAKLADSVGMEPAEPEPTGFEWVDPDTGETEEPAESAAEDGPVYEIPLEDLIEEAGLDADEETSKRRVKLYDRVKSKFS; from the coding sequence ATGAACGAGGCCGGAGGCGACGGACGGGTGTTCGCCGTCGCCAGCGGGAAGGGTGGCGTCGGGAAGTCGACGACCACGGCGAACCTCGGTGTCGCGCTCGCCGACGACGGGTTCGACGTGGCCGTCGTGGACGTCGACCTCGGGATGGCGAATCTCGCCGGACTCCTCGGTGTCGAACCGGACGTGACCCTCCACGACGTGCTCGGCGGTGACGCGGCGCCCGCGGAAGCCACCTACGAGACGAACGGCCTCACGCTCGTCCCCGGTTCGACTGACTTAGACCAGTTTGCGCGCGCCGACGCCAAGTCCCTCCACCGGGTCGTGGAGTATCTCCGCGAGCGCAACGACGTCGTCCTGTTGGACGCGGGCGCGGGCCTGAGCTACGACATCGCGATGGCGATGAGCGTCGCCGACGGCGTGTTGCTCGTGACGACTGCGGAGTTGAACTCGCTGACGGACGCGACTAAGACCGGGAAACTCGTCGGAAAACTCGACAAGCCGGTCGTGGGCGCGGTGTTCACGCGCACCGGCGACGGCGGCTTCGACGACGTGGAGGGGATTGCGGCGGCGCTCGGGACGACCGACGCCGTGACCGCCAGCATCCCCCACGACGACGCGGTGAAACTCGCGGTCCGGAAGGGCCGCCCCGTCGTCGCGCTGAAGCCGGAGAGTCCGGCGGCGCGCGCGTACGACCGCCTCGCCGCGAAGCTCGCGGACAGCGTCGGCATGGAGCCGGCGGAGCCGGAGCCGACGGGCTTCGAGTGGGTCGACCCGGACACGGGCGAGACAGAGGAGCCGGCGGAATCGGCAGCGGAGGACGGTCCCGTCTACGAAATCCCGCTCGAAGACCTCATCGAGGAGGCAGGGCTGGACGCGGACGAAGAGACCTCGAAGCGCCGCGTGAAACTGTACGACCGCGTGAAGTCGAAGTTCTCGTAG
- the flaJ gene encoding archaellar assembly protein FlaJ, which produces MAAEDVDVEPTGTLEDIEFGDLVDSVVESYREMSMPAYTYALLVIVPSVVFLFASIAAAFVVDLPMFIAVPIPMLGALALVTAVLYPKIKRDQRRTRMENRFHLFVTHMTILSTTNIDRVEVFRRMGAEAEYGPLAEESRRIVQLIDAWNQSLDDACRMRANKVPSDLVADFLDRLAYTINSGESLEAYLTSEQDAIIRNYATVYEGQLENLQVMKDLYLSMVLSVTFALVFATVLPILSGTNPTMTVSAVVVLYSFIQIGFLYAIYTVAPSDPLWYFPENRTTWAEWRLRIATGLGVGLALALVAGTVAVFLGWTSIDPHSVPLPMYAAVPTTPLLIPGLVARAEEKRVKDRDDAFTNFIRALGASETARQTTTTRVLETLRNKNFGALTDLIDDLYKRLNLRLDASKAWRYFTADAHSYLIQKFSEMYLIGRQMGGDPKHLGDLISGNMGEVQQLRQRRNQAASTMVGVLYGITAAATFAFFIGLGIVDVISGLGLSFSNSALPVDDLINTGIYDIQLIEYLLVVTVLVNAVLSSLMIRVVDGGHKVNAYIHFVVLTWISSIIGSMTLRLVESLLSV; this is translated from the coding sequence ATGGCCGCGGAGGACGTCGACGTCGAGCCGACTGGGACGCTCGAAGACATCGAGTTCGGCGACCTCGTCGACTCCGTCGTCGAGTCCTACCGCGAGATGTCGATGCCGGCGTACACGTACGCGTTACTCGTCATCGTGCCGTCGGTGGTCTTCCTGTTCGCGTCCATCGCGGCCGCGTTCGTCGTCGACCTGCCGATGTTCATCGCCGTCCCGATTCCGATGCTGGGCGCGCTCGCGCTCGTGACGGCGGTCCTGTACCCGAAAATCAAGCGCGACCAGCGCCGCACGCGCATGGAGAACCGCTTCCACCTGTTCGTCACGCACATGACCATCCTGTCGACGACGAACATCGACCGCGTGGAGGTGTTCCGACGGATGGGCGCCGAGGCGGAGTACGGGCCGCTTGCCGAGGAGTCCCGTCGCATCGTGCAACTCATCGACGCGTGGAACCAGAGCCTCGACGACGCCTGTCGGATGCGCGCGAACAAGGTACCCAGCGACCTCGTGGCGGACTTCCTCGACCGGTTGGCGTACACCATCAACTCCGGTGAGAGCCTCGAGGCGTACTTGACCTCCGAGCAGGACGCCATCATCCGGAACTACGCGACCGTCTACGAGGGACAACTGGAGAACCTACAGGTGATGAAAGACCTCTACCTGTCGATGGTGTTGTCCGTGACGTTCGCGCTGGTGTTCGCGACCGTCCTCCCGATTCTCTCGGGGACGAACCCGACGATGACGGTGTCGGCGGTCGTCGTGTTGTACTCGTTCATCCAGATCGGGTTCCTGTACGCCATCTACACGGTCGCGCCCAGCGACCCGCTGTGGTACTTCCCGGAGAACCGGACGACGTGGGCGGAGTGGCGCCTCCGCATCGCGACGGGCCTCGGCGTCGGACTGGCGCTGGCGCTCGTGGCGGGGACTGTCGCGGTGTTCCTCGGGTGGACGAGCATCGACCCGCACAGCGTGCCGCTGCCGATGTACGCGGCGGTGCCGACGACGCCGCTGCTCATTCCGGGGTTGGTCGCGCGCGCCGAGGAGAAGCGCGTGAAAGACCGCGACGACGCGTTCACGAACTTCATCCGCGCGCTGGGCGCCAGCGAGACGGCGCGACAGACGACCACCACGCGCGTGCTGGAGACGCTGCGGAACAAGAACTTCGGCGCGCTCACCGACCTCATCGACGACCTCTACAAGCGCCTGAACCTCCGTCTGGACGCGTCGAAGGCGTGGCGGTACTTCACCGCGGACGCCCACTCGTACCTGATTCAGAAGTTCAGCGAGATGTACCTCATCGGCCGGCAGATGGGTGGCGACCCGAAGCACCTCGGCGACCTCATCTCCGGGAACATGGGGGAAGTCCAGCAGTTGCGCCAGCGCCGTAATCAGGCCGCGTCGACGATGGTCGGCGTGCTGTACGGCATCACCGCCGCGGCGACGTTCGCGTTCTTCATCGGACTGGGTATCGTGGACGTCATCTCGGGGCTGGGGTTGAGCTTCTCGAACTCCGCGCTCCCCGTCGACGACCTCATCAACACCGGCATATACGACATCCAACTCATCGAGTACTTGCTGGTGGTGACGGTGCTGGTCAACGCCGTGTTGTCGTCGCTGATGATTCGGGTGGTCGACGGCGGCCACAAGGTGAACGCGTACATCCACTTCGTGGTGTTGACGTGGATATCCTCGATAATTGGCTCGATGACACTACGGCTCGTCGAGTCGCTGCTGTCGGTCTGA
- a CDS encoding type II/IV secretion system ATPase subunit, protein MADHGSRQIGHELRETASRNTHLREYLQRFKQFTGEFPEFIDEPDDEWEADKPNVLYPVGGPIYCHVYGDLGKDTKYYTIEPELSGPEGAVFDQVRERILEKSVNKPAPEQEAEYDDRIEELLEETVRINDDDEGGVFQRMRTLPNNLGSLVRNFDASDIADRMVSDERGQMSLDSGDLSGKQVKAGARRVATAPRQAARQFRAAAPLVRDALEEAFGFGRIPVTQSTYENIRYQLNRDIVGFGPLEPVMRDPYNEDIHVIGPSHCYVDHGTFGMLETTVDFGTPDEFDGWLRNMGERIGDPVSDSDPIVDSTLPDGSRVNIIYSDDVSLKGPSLTIRQGDEVPLSVGQITNWGTLSPELAAYLWLCLENEQTVFVVGETASGKTTTLNAIMSFIPQDSKIYTAEDTAEVLPPHDTWQQLLTREGQGENSADVDMFDLVAAALRSRPDYIVVGEVRGEEGRMAFQAAQTGHPVMLTFHASDIVSMIQRFTGEPINVPETFMDNADVALFQNRVKQGDDVLRRVTSVQEIEGYSKEMGGVVTRQAFYWDPVEDEIVFQGRNNSYVLEEQIATLLGYADTREIYDELDFRADIIERIIQEDLTGYHEFNETIQSFQRDGIEGLPFTITRGF, encoded by the coding sequence ATGGCAGACCACGGGAGCCGCCAGATCGGGCACGAGTTGCGGGAGACCGCGAGTCGGAACACCCATCTGCGCGAGTACCTCCAGCGGTTCAAGCAGTTCACGGGGGAGTTCCCGGAATTTATCGACGAACCCGACGACGAGTGGGAGGCGGACAAGCCGAACGTGCTGTATCCGGTCGGCGGCCCGATTTACTGCCACGTGTACGGCGACCTCGGGAAGGACACGAAGTACTACACCATCGAGCCGGAGCTCTCCGGTCCGGAGGGTGCGGTGTTCGATCAGGTCCGCGAGCGCATCCTCGAGAAGTCCGTGAACAAGCCGGCGCCCGAGCAGGAAGCCGAGTACGACGACCGCATCGAGGAGCTACTTGAGGAGACGGTCCGCATCAACGACGACGACGAGGGCGGCGTCTTCCAGCGGATGCGCACGCTCCCGAACAACCTCGGGTCGCTGGTCCGGAACTTCGACGCGTCCGACATCGCCGACCGGATGGTCAGCGACGAGCGCGGACAGATGTCGCTCGACTCCGGGGACCTCTCGGGGAAGCAAGTGAAGGCGGGCGCGCGCCGCGTTGCCACCGCGCCCAGGCAGGCCGCCCGCCAGTTCCGCGCGGCGGCGCCGCTGGTCCGGGACGCCCTCGAAGAGGCGTTCGGGTTCGGGCGGATTCCCGTCACGCAGTCGACCTACGAGAACATCCGCTACCAGTTGAACCGCGACATCGTCGGCTTCGGGCCGCTCGAACCGGTGATGCGTGACCCCTACAACGAGGACATTCACGTTATCGGCCCGAGTCACTGCTACGTCGACCACGGGACGTTCGGAATGTTGGAGACCACCGTGGACTTCGGGACGCCCGACGAGTTCGACGGCTGGCTGCGGAACATGGGCGAACGCATCGGCGACCCGGTCTCCGACAGCGACCCCATCGTGGACTCCACGCTCCCGGACGGCTCCCGTGTGAACATCATCTACAGCGACGACGTCTCCCTGAAGGGGCCGTCGCTGACGATTCGTCAGGGCGACGAGGTGCCGCTGTCCGTCGGCCAGATTACGAACTGGGGGACGCTCTCCCCCGAGTTGGCGGCGTACCTCTGGTTGTGCTTGGAGAACGAACAGACGGTGTTCGTCGTCGGGGAGACGGCGTCCGGGAAGACGACGACGCTGAACGCCATCATGTCGTTCATCCCGCAGGACTCCAAGATTTACACCGCGGAGGACACCGCCGAAGTGCTGCCGCCCCACGACACGTGGCAGCAACTGCTCACCCGGGAGGGGCAGGGCGAGAACTCCGCGGACGTGGACATGTTCGACTTGGTCGCGGCGGCGCTGCGTTCCCGCCCCGACTACATCGTCGTCGGTGAGGTGCGTGGCGAGGAGGGTCGGATGGCGTTCCAGGCCGCCCAGACCGGCCACCCCGTGATGCTCACCTTCCACGCCAGCGACATCGTCTCGATGATTCAGCGCTTCACCGGGGAGCCGATCAACGTCCCGGAGACGTTCATGGACAACGCCGACGTGGCGCTGTTCCAGAACCGCGTCAAGCAGGGCGACGACGTGCTGCGCCGCGTCACCTCCGTGCAGGAAATCGAGGGCTACTCCAAGGAGATGGGCGGTGTCGTCACCCGGCAGGCGTTCTACTGGGACCCCGTCGAGGACGAGATTGTCTTCCAGGGTCGGAACAACTCCTACGTCCTCGAAGAACAGATTGCGACGCTGCTGGGGTACGCCGACACCCGCGAGATTTACGACGAACTAGACTTCCGCGCGGACATCATCGAGCGCATCATCCAGGAGGACTTGACCGGGTACCACGAGTTCAACGAGACCATTCAGTCGTTCCAGCGGGACGGCATCGAGGGTCTGCCGTTCACCATCACGCGCGGGTTCTAG
- a CDS encoding ATPase domain-containing protein — protein MSTRNLYSLGLDEHDRLNNELGGGIPGGSIVLVEGDYGAGKSALSQRLTYGLCEEEHSVTLVSTELTVRGFIDQMHSLSYDVEEHLLNENLLFFQADVDSGGSTLRGNDEGNRKQLLKRLMEAEKMWEADVVIVDTFDAILRNDPKFEALVRQNEERQAALEIISFFRDLVSKGKVIVLTVDPSTVDEEAIGPFRSIADVYFELQMAEVGNDVRRSIAVRRFAGMGEQVGDTIGYSVRSGTGIVIESRSVA, from the coding sequence ATGAGCACGCGAAACCTCTACTCGCTCGGGCTGGACGAACACGACCGACTGAACAACGAACTCGGGGGCGGCATCCCGGGAGGGAGCATCGTTCTCGTGGAGGGCGACTACGGTGCGGGGAAGTCCGCGCTGAGCCAGCGGCTCACCTACGGTCTCTGCGAGGAGGAACACTCGGTGACGCTGGTGTCGACGGAGCTGACGGTACGCGGGTTCATCGACCAGATGCACTCGCTGAGCTACGACGTCGAGGAACACCTCCTGAACGAGAATCTGTTGTTCTTCCAGGCGGACGTCGACTCGGGCGGCAGCACGCTGCGCGGGAACGACGAGGGGAACCGCAAGCAGTTGCTCAAGCGGCTGATGGAGGCCGAGAAGATGTGGGAGGCCGACGTCGTCATCGTCGACACGTTCGACGCCATCCTCCGGAACGACCCGAAGTTCGAGGCGCTCGTTCGGCAGAACGAGGAGCGCCAGGCCGCACTGGAAATCATTTCCTTCTTCAGGGACTTGGTTTCGAAAGGAAAGGTCATCGTTTTGACCGTGGACCCCAGTACTGTAGACGAAGAGGCGATTGGTCCGTTCCGCTCCATCGCGGACGTGTACTTCGAGTTACAGATGGCGGAGGTCGGCAACGACGTCCGCCGCTCTATCGCGGTGCGTCGCTTCGCCGGGATGGGCGAGCAGGTCGGTGACACGATCGGCTATTCGGTGCGGTCCGGGACCGGCATCGTCATAGAGAGTCGGAGCGTAGCGTAA
- a CDS encoding flagellar protein G, producing MASVSSSTLIIFIASILVAASVAGTMTNGVQRLSSALGDRSVDVSEQIRTDIELINDPASPSSIYADGNVTLLVKNTGSKALPARPGTFDVLVDGRYVPPSNVTVLNGGRWQTGDVARVTLEQNLSAGDHRILVTVNGDEELLEFRTS from the coding sequence ATGGCGAGTGTCTCCTCGTCGACGCTCATCATCTTCATCGCGAGCATCCTCGTGGCGGCGTCGGTCGCCGGAACGATGACAAACGGCGTCCAGCGGCTGAGCAGCGCGCTGGGCGACCGGAGCGTCGACGTCAGCGAGCAGATTCGGACGGACATCGAACTCATCAACGACCCCGCGTCGCCGTCCTCGATTTACGCGGACGGGAACGTGACGCTGCTCGTGAAGAACACGGGGTCGAAGGCGTTACCGGCGAGGCCGGGGACGTTCGACGTCCTCGTGGACGGCCGGTACGTCCCGCCGTCGAACGTGACGGTTCTCAACGGCGGCCGGTGGCAGACTGGAGACGTCGCGCGGGTGACGTTGGAGCAGAATCTCTCCGCCGGCGACCACCGCATCTTGGTGACCGTCAACGGTGACGAAGAGCTGCTGGAGTTCAGAACATCATGA
- a CDS encoding fla cluster protein FlaF has protein sequence MGFSVSGSAAILFIAAFISVGILYSAAYNGYERVQDADDSYDDRMLEQRNTVVNVTNATYNASGEENVAVSVTNEGSTTLSVNETDILVDGEFQPRDRYVDWDVEGQTNTTLWLPGETYNVTLAAGTSGSRVKVVTAGGVTATAEVA, from the coding sequence ATGGGATTCAGCGTTAGTGGCTCCGCGGCAATCCTGTTCATTGCCGCGTTCATCAGTGTCGGCATCCTCTACTCGGCGGCGTACAACGGGTACGAGCGCGTCCAGGACGCCGACGACAGCTACGACGATCGGATGCTCGAACAGCGCAACACCGTCGTGAACGTCACTAACGCGACGTACAACGCCAGCGGGGAGGAGAACGTGGCGGTGAGCGTGACCAACGAGGGGTCGACGACGCTGTCCGTCAACGAGACCGACATCCTCGTCGATGGCGAGTTCCAGCCGCGGGACAGGTACGTGGACTGGGACGTCGAGGGACAGACGAACACGACGCTATGGCTGCCGGGAGAGACCTACAACGTGACGCTCGCCGCGGGCACCAGCGGGTCCCGCGTGAAGGTCGTGACCGCGGGCGGCGTCACGGCGACCGCGGAGGTGGCCTGA
- a CDS encoding FlaD/FlaE family flagellar protein, with amino-acid sequence MKFIHLTPAALVFVQFGALAVGMASWLDDDEEGSGDSGGGDDDEFGVDDEEFDDDFDDEFGSFDDMDGGGGGGAGAQDSSVNELEHRIEELETEVSNVASKANTVRSENEQISESVEDVEENVRKLLEIYEMVTRGVNPFVDDVNADAMGGGGADSFGLFDDEDGGGDDAADDDLDADITDADADDFFEDDAFDEEDDEMGGLEDDFEEDDEMDDFEEGGFEEDFDDGDDEMGEFGEFDEEDDDEMDDFGGDDDAETGGDGTSFEELKEEYESGDADWAEEDEAEPAPDDAPSDDEPATVEADDSELGFDDSDLEAEAEAADDTDDVGEDESEDGFEFEEEEPAEPESVDESGGSAPAAPGLGFASDGDEPHLSEPPTGYLADVVALEWLDYLLSEFGPKNTVRTLNYYERIGWIGEPVRDHLFDYLEGLTDSDYLYREEFGTTDLTMDDHLESLDYIDELASENIERAIVDRFDDLHRNGIQR; translated from the coding sequence ATGAAGTTTATCCACCTCACCCCGGCTGCGCTCGTCTTCGTTCAGTTCGGGGCGCTGGCCGTCGGGATGGCCAGTTGGCTCGACGACGACGAGGAGGGGTCGGGGGACTCCGGCGGCGGCGACGACGACGAGTTCGGCGTCGACGACGAGGAGTTCGACGACGACTTCGACGACGAGTTCGGGTCGTTCGACGATATGGACGGCGGCGGGGGCGGTGGTGCGGGCGCCCAAGATTCGTCCGTGAACGAGCTCGAACACCGTATCGAGGAACTCGAAACCGAAGTGTCGAACGTCGCGTCGAAAGCCAACACTGTCCGCAGCGAGAACGAACAGATCAGTGAGAGCGTCGAGGACGTCGAAGAGAACGTCCGGAAGCTCTTAGAGATATACGAAATGGTGACCCGCGGGGTCAATCCGTTCGTCGACGACGTCAACGCCGACGCGATGGGCGGTGGCGGCGCCGACAGTTTCGGCTTGTTCGACGACGAGGACGGCGGTGGCGACGACGCCGCCGACGACGACCTCGACGCGGACATTACGGACGCCGACGCCGACGACTTCTTCGAGGACGACGCGTTCGACGAGGAAGACGACGAGATGGGGGGCCTCGAAGACGACTTCGAGGAGGACGACGAGATGGACGACTTCGAAGAGGGCGGATTCGAAGAGGACTTCGACGACGGCGACGACGAGATGGGGGAGTTCGGCGAGTTCGACGAAGAGGACGACGACGAAATGGACGACTTCGGCGGCGACGACGACGCCGAGACGGGCGGCGACGGCACGTCCTTCGAAGAACTCAAAGAAGAGTACGAGTCCGGTGACGCCGACTGGGCCGAGGAGGACGAAGCCGAACCGGCGCCGGACGACGCACCGAGCGACGACGAGCCGGCGACCGTGGAAGCCGACGACTCGGAACTTGGCTTCGACGACTCCGACCTCGAAGCGGAGGCCGAGGCAGCCGACGATACGGACGATGTCGGTGAGGACGAGTCCGAAGACGGGTTCGAGTTCGAAGAAGAGGAACCAGCGGAGCCCGAGAGCGTCGACGAGAGCGGTGGCAGCGCGCCCGCCGCACCGGGACTCGGGTTCGCTTCGGACGGCGACGAACCGCACCTCTCGGAGCCGCCGACGGGCTACCTCGCGGACGTCGTCGCCCTGGAGTGGCTGGACTACTTGCTCTCGGAGTTCGGGCCGAAGAACACGGTCCGGACGCTGAACTACTACGAGCGCATCGGCTGGATCGGCGAGCCGGTCCGAGACCACCTCTTCGACTACCTCGAAGGGCTGACCGACTCGGACTACCTCTACCGCGAGGAGTTCGGGACGACGGACCTCACGATGGACGACCACTTAGAGAGCCTCGACTACATCGACGAGTTGGCGAGCGAGAACATCGAGCGCGCCATCGTCGACCGCTTCGACGACCTCCATAGGAATGGGATTCAGCGTTAG
- a CDS encoding FlaD/FlaE family flagellar protein: MTLNPREYDPEELRSAARQSDGQNIRELKERLTEHEQTADEAVRSSQLKQLLFMHSSASEQNLQRPYLETMPGKYAAEITLFEWLEFLLERGGVKRSLNAIDYYESIGWVGESAAEELRDHVRGFAGPADEESHSDFEMTDHVLSLVFIARLASME, translated from the coding sequence ATGACCCTGAACCCACGCGAGTACGACCCCGAGGAACTGCGCAGTGCCGCCCGTCAGAGCGACGGCCAGAACATCCGCGAGCTCAAAGAGCGGCTCACGGAGCACGAGCAGACCGCCGACGAGGCGGTCCGGTCGAGCCAGCTCAAGCAGCTGCTGTTCATGCACTCGAGCGCGAGCGAACAGAACCTCCAGCGGCCGTACTTGGAGACGATGCCGGGGAAGTACGCGGCCGAGATTACGCTGTTCGAGTGGCTGGAGTTCCTCTTGGAGCGCGGGGGCGTGAAGCGCTCGTTGAACGCCATCGACTACTACGAGTCCATCGGCTGGGTCGGCGAGAGCGCCGCCGAGGAACTGCGCGACCACGTCCGTGGGTTCGCGGGGCCGGCCGACGAGGAGTCGCACTCGGACTTCGAGATGACCGACCACGTGCTCAGTCTCGTGTTCATCGCGCGCCTCGCGTCGATGGAGTGA
- a CDS encoding methyl-accepting chemotaxis protein, translated as MLGTLRKLLGRGSEQPATDGGTDTGRFSFGGQDRHAAAVRDGYEIESARLDAGLPEEARDHLGGLLDETGPEPATYVPAYEAAGVDAAGFVSAHDAAVDGVVRSVFDRLREEGLDEQALDRAEAELQTGLDAVVQNAAAGVDAFGGGGGGDELNVEDDELLDGVGVPVFMLDADGEVVAWNEALADLTRCSAEEAIGMSHASEGFYPDGRRVQTLADKVIEAPETADREFGVDHAATGDGYVDSSTMVTADGEEREIRFTASPIFDDGELVAVVETVEDRTEDVKRTEAVEDLVAELSSTIDALSNGHLEQRASFEHDGIIDERLLGVVDDLNGMADEFERLVGQVDGRTQELADSIRRATDDANEIAETVDEQNEMLSDAASEMQNFSASMQEVAASSDQVAAAAEQAQTAAENGLDASEGASQATDEVIEISDDLVDSVSELEEKMDEIEDVVDVIAEVADQTNLLALNANIEAARAGEAGSGFEVVADEVKQLANETREHTERIAGSIDDVQQQANETVLAVEESHEQIYRAGDEIDDALTALEEIADAVDEAATGITEVARANDEQANTVEDVIITIEEVQDQAEQAADASQRIVDATREQSETVQELDESVDQLTSSDEQLIEETER; from the coding sequence ATGCTGGGTACGCTTCGAAAACTGCTCGGCCGGGGGTCGGAGCAGCCGGCAACGGACGGCGGCACCGACACCGGCCGGTTCTCCTTCGGCGGCCAGGACAGACACGCGGCGGCGGTCCGCGACGGCTACGAAATCGAGAGCGCTCGCCTCGACGCGGGCCTCCCCGAGGAGGCTCGCGACCACCTCGGCGGACTCCTCGACGAGACTGGCCCGGAACCCGCGACGTACGTGCCCGCCTACGAAGCCGCGGGTGTGGACGCTGCGGGGTTCGTCTCCGCACACGACGCCGCCGTCGACGGCGTCGTGCGTTCGGTGTTCGACCGGCTCCGCGAGGAGGGCCTTGACGAGCAAGCACTCGACCGCGCGGAAGCCGAACTGCAGACGGGACTGGACGCCGTGGTACAGAACGCGGCGGCCGGCGTCGACGCCTTCGGCGGCGGTGGTGGTGGCGACGAGCTGAACGTCGAGGACGACGAACTGCTGGATGGCGTCGGCGTGCCGGTGTTCATGCTCGACGCCGATGGTGAGGTCGTCGCGTGGAACGAGGCGCTCGCGGACCTCACGAGGTGTTCGGCCGAGGAAGCAATCGGTATGAGCCACGCCAGCGAGGGATTCTATCCGGACGGGCGTCGCGTCCAGACGCTCGCGGACAAGGTCATCGAGGCGCCGGAGACCGCGGACCGCGAGTTCGGCGTCGACCACGCCGCTACCGGCGACGGCTACGTCGACTCCAGCACGATGGTGACCGCCGACGGCGAGGAACGCGAAATCCGATTCACGGCGTCGCCGATATTCGACGACGGGGAGCTGGTCGCTGTCGTCGAGACCGTCGAGGACCGGACGGAGGACGTCAAGCGCACGGAGGCCGTCGAGGACCTCGTCGCGGAGCTCAGTTCGACTATCGACGCGCTGTCGAACGGCCACTTGGAGCAGCGCGCGTCCTTCGAGCACGACGGTATCATCGACGAGCGACTGCTCGGCGTCGTCGACGACCTGAACGGAATGGCCGACGAGTTCGAGCGCCTCGTTGGGCAGGTCGACGGGCGGACGCAGGAACTGGCGGATTCGATTCGTCGTGCGACCGACGACGCGAACGAGATCGCGGAGACGGTCGACGAGCAAAACGAGATGCTGTCGGACGCCGCCAGCGAGATGCAGAACTTCTCGGCGAGCATGCAAGAAGTCGCGGCCAGCTCCGACCAGGTCGCGGCCGCCGCCGAGCAAGCCCAGACCGCCGCCGAGAACGGTCTCGACGCCAGCGAGGGCGCGAGTCAGGCGACGGACGAGGTCATCGAGATCAGCGACGACCTCGTGGACAGCGTCTCCGAACTCGAGGAGAAGATGGACGAGATCGAGGACGTCGTGGACGTCATCGCGGAGGTCGCCGACCAGACGAATCTGCTGGCGCTCAACGCGAACATCGAGGCCGCGCGCGCCGGCGAGGCCGGCAGCGGCTTCGAAGTCGTCGCCGACGAGGTCAAGCAGTTGGCGAACGAGACCCGCGAACACACCGAGCGCATCGCGGGCAGCATCGACGACGTGCAACAGCAGGCCAACGAGACCGTCCTCGCCGTCGAGGAGTCCCACGAACAGATTTACCGCGCGGGCGACGAAATCGACGACGCGCTGACGGCACTCGAAGAAATCGCGGACGCGGTCGACGAGGCGGCCACCGGAATTACGGAGGTCGCGCGCGCGAACGACGAACAGGCGAACACCGTCGAGGACGTCATCATCACCATCGAGGAAGTCCAAGACCAGGCCGAGCAGGCGGCGGACGCGTCCCAGCGCATCGTCGACGCGACCCGCGAGCAGTCCGAGACGGTGCAGGAACTGGACGAGAGCGTCGACCAGTTGACGTCCAGTGACGAGCAGCTCATCGAGGAGACCGAACGATGA